A window of Poecilia reticulata strain Guanapo linkage group LG7, Guppy_female_1.0+MT, whole genome shotgun sequence genomic DNA:
ataatgtatatattttacaaataataaaccATACAGCTGTTCTATGGTAAATGTTAGCTGCGTTTTTCACTAGTTAGAAAACGTTTAATTACTAAATTGACCATGGTCCATTATTCCTAAAAGTTGGGTTTGTTAtagtataaaacattttcacaatttaaataGCAACACATGATAGGACATGAAACAGAAGGGCATTGGTGAGTTGGTTTGCCCCTGTTACTTGCACGCATATTCTTTAAATCGTAAAATGTACTTGTATGCCAGAAAGAAATTGAAAGATTTTATTATTGCGCACATGGTTGATTATCAAACATCATGTTAAAGTGTAATTCTACTAATTATATTCACTTTTGAAAAGAATGCAATCTGAACGTCTTTGTTTCAGGGGATATTATTTGTTAATGGTGAAAACATAATGTTCAgggaaaaaaaggtgttttaccttttgaaataattgcagACTTACCTGCTCATCctaaatatgagaaaatatgGCAAACTGTAATTTTCTAGAGTCGGAATGTCTGGCTGAGAAGTTTCTGTATCTTGGATGAAACAGGAGTCATAGACTTtatggtatttatttttttttgtacagtaagGTTAACAGGGATACGTTGTATGAAGCTGTGAAGGAGGTCCTGCAGGGCTCCGTGACCAAGCCAAGGAAGTAAGTACATACCTAAGTTAAAGTTTGTActtttgtgaaatatattttcagacgagactaattttttaaaacgttGTATTTGTTAGGTTCGTGGAGAGCGTGGAGCTGCAGATCAGCCTTAAAAACTACGATCCTCAGAAGGACAAGCGTTTCTCCGGCACTGTCAGGTTCGCCACTTCACTGTTTCACCCAACCTTTTCCCTGTTTGCTTCCAACCCTGTCTGAGGTCAGATTTAGCCGTTTTTCTAATAGAGGGAAACAAAAGGGTAAATTCTCGAAAGCCCAGACAGGACAGGAACAAGCATGGATAAGTAGCTGGGTAGTCTGACTGAGCCCACTCAGTTTTGGCTGGTGTCGGCGACGCAGACGGACCCCGACCCTGGGTCTTAAAACATGAGGGGAGGCTTTGAGTGGCTGCACGCCCTCGCGCCGACCATGTTACTGTTACCATGAGGGTCAGCAGGACACCAACCACTGCAGTGGTATGGGTAAGACTTTCTCttcattacagaaaaaaaaaatgaaatcagggAGGTAAATCTTGGAAATGACATTTTTTCCTTGCAGTTTGTCAGTCCACAATCTGGCCCCGAAGCTCGATCCGTACCGCTAACTtgtttattaaaagaaatatgtccggatcattacaaaagaaaaaagaagtagaTATTGCTGTAATGGCAATCTTTCTACCCAAACAATTATTTAttcctttaataaataattgtcaGAATTTAGCTCAAAGATTACAATTCACAGaatttttttgacagaaaattatGATCAAAGTATTGTTTTACAATTGCAATGaaacacaagaaacaaaaataaaatcacctccCAGAATTATTTCTGGGACAGATCATGGATTGCCGCAGTTCacacatcagtttttattttattgttttatataacTGCTTTTTCCTACATGTCCTCCTAActaataaattagttttgtttaaaatgctgctgttttataGTGTTTAAAATTTGAGGTAAAATGCACCTGGTGGGGATGATGTGCGTTTCATAGATGTCCTCCCAACATCAAATCCATATTTTGCAATATTGATAATTGCATTAATCTGTAGTCAATTGCGGATATGCAATGTGGTTTGTAAGTAAATCATTAATATCTAGATGACGAAACCAGCTTTTGAAATAGGAGTGGTGATCACTGTGCACGAATGGTTTAAAAGATAATCGCACTTTTCACAACACTTTGGCTTCCTgtagagcaaaaaaataaaaagtcatgtttgatgCATCTATTTGACTATAATTTTAGAGATAAATGTTAGATGCTTTCTTTCAGAAGATTGGAAGATGACCagtcagtgtttctgctgttgaGTGTCCTTGTATTTTGGTTTATCCTGTGGTTCACTGTGGTTGACATGCAGGCTGAAGACCCTCCCCAGGCCCAAGTTCTCTGTGTGCGTTCTGGGAGACCAGCAGCACTGCGATGAAGCCAAGGCTGCAGAACTTCCCCACATGGACATTGAAGCTCTCAAAAAGCtcaacaagaacaaaaagctGGTCAAGAAACTCGGTAGGTTCAGTCCGCTGAATGACAAACTTGATCAGTTTGAGGTCAGATTCAGACTTCATagttaagttttctttttttcttcctcccttccTGCAGCCAAAAAGTACGACGCCTTCCTGGCCTCCGAGTCTCTGATCAAGCAGATTCCTCGTATCTTGGGTCCTGGACTGAACAAGGCTGGCAAGTTCCCTTCCCTTCTCACCCACAACGAGAACCTGAACACAAAGGTGGACGAGGTCAAATCCACCATCAAGTTCCAGATGAAGAAGGTACCGTCAGTTCTTCTAGCAGCTTTGGTGAAGCATTTAAAGTCGTGTTGGATGCTCTTACTCTGTAGTAACGCTGGCTGTGTTGTAGGTGCTCTGTCTGGCTGTGGCTGTTGGACACGTGAAGATGACCGAAGACGAACTCGTCTACAACATCCACTTGGCCGTCAACTTCTTGGTGTCTTTGCTGAAGAAGAACTGGCAGAACGTGCGTGCCCTGTACATTAAGAGCACCATGGGCAAACCACAGCGCCTCTAttaaatgcttgtttttctatgaataaaagcagagaaactCCAATATGTTGCTCAgtgtgatttattcatttattttagggGTTAAGTTGCTTTTCAGCTTAACACTTTGTTTTATAACTATCTTTTGTGCTTTGATGTTAAGTTCACTTGTAAAATCTTTCTGTGCACAAGGTCAAAAAGGATATATTCAATTTTGTGTATCTTTGTATGTAGCTGAGTTTACCGCCAAATACCTTGTGCTCACTTTGACATCCCTTGCAGGGATGTCAAAGTGAGTACTCCAGGGCCagtatcctgcatgttttctttccttccctggttcaacacacctgaatcaaacgaAGGTTCATTAGCAGACCTGAAGTATTTTTCCATGCTGGAATTCGCATCTAAAGCTGTGAGAGCAGCAATGCCTCGCTGCATTTAGAAACAGGTGGGTTTGAACCTTTCTGCTGTTGCTGGTCAAAGCATTTTTCCTCAACTCTAAGCAAATAAGTTGACattgaaaacctaaaatttgCCCTCATGAGTGGGGAGGTATAGTGGAAACTCAGCAGGTCCTGGtgctcaatttttttatttattgctaaaGTAAGATTTTGTACTAATTAAAACCACAACCAGACTTCAGTGTGAACGGTTTAAAGCGACCCGCATGCGCAGAAGAACGTTGACGTCACAGGGCAGCGCACTGTTTACGGAAGTAATGAATGTCAACCTATGGCTCGTTTTTAGGTTAATTATTAATGGGAGCTGACGGCATTGTCACAACACTgaagaaagtgaataaaaaagcaCAACTAATAGAGATGGTGTTTAGTAGAGCATTGACTGTAACTTGTAGAGAAGTTTGTTTGGACGTataatcagagccaggagtgATGGGTTAAGATGTGATGCGCTTTAAGTTGAGAAGTTTCATCATTAAACGAGTTTCTAAAGCTATTATTTACACCCTGTTCATGTTCACACCTACAGAAAGTTCATTATTGCTTTTAAGTATATTAGTGCGTTTGTTTCCTCGAGCTCTTAACACACAGAAAACTTAAGACACAGCTGAGAAGGTGTGCATGAGCAAGGAGGCCCACACATCTAACCCAATGAACCAAAATTTGAGAAACCCGTGGAAGCAAACCAAATTCATTTAACCCAAAACTTGCAGTATAAAAGTTAACTCTACAAAGATTTCTATTTTGTAGAATTACTTAAAGAGAACCGTATGTTATGAAAAGCTTTACCATTTCTTAAAACCTGGTTAGAAAAAAACTGGCCTCTTTTAGCTATGCTTTTTCAAGAGTGAAATGATAAATTATGAACAACCTCTTAATTTAAGTTATACAACAATGTCTGTAGCCAGAGCCTTCTTCAAATTTgttgtaatacagactgctacaggaaatcCTCTTCCCACTCCCTGTCCACAGCCCTCAGCATCTACAAGATAATTGTGTAATATGATTTAGAATAACATGTATTAACCCTTTGGGATTAGTAAAGTATTATTGAATTGAACAAAACACcaacttcagttttaaaatcaaGAAGTTGGAAACCATCAAGTAGTTTTAGGCACAACTCTGGCTGGACGTTTCACCACATCTGTGTTTAACAAGTATGAAACGCAGCTTCCCATGAGCCTCTTTGGGTGAGCGATCCTGCTCTGCTTTAACTGTGGATCTCTTAATGGGATTATCTATTCTCAGGGCAGGAGAAATGCAGAGTGAGGAATGTATCGAGGGCAGACGTCTGACCGTAAACCTCGTACCCTGAAACGCAAAATCAGC
This region includes:
- the rpl10a gene encoding large ribosomal subunit protein uL1 is translated as MSKVNRDTLYEAVKEVLQGSVTKPRKFVESVELQISLKNYDPQKDKRFSGTVRLKTLPRPKFSVCVLGDQQHCDEAKAAELPHMDIEALKKLNKNKKLVKKLAKKYDAFLASESLIKQIPRILGPGLNKAGKFPSLLTHNENLNTKVDEVKSTIKFQMKKVLCLAVAVGHVKMTEDELVYNIHLAVNFLVSLLKKNWQNVRALYIKSTMGKPQRLY